Part of the Vulpes vulpes isolate BD-2025 chromosome 13, VulVul3, whole genome shotgun sequence genome, GTTTAAAAAAGCTAACCAGGgaacacccgggtggctcagcccttgggcgcctgcctttggctcaggtcctgatccagggATCTGGAaaggagtcccgcatggggcttcctgcggggagcctgcttctgcctctgcctatgtctctgcttctctcagtccgtatctctgatgaataaataaatctttttaaaaaataaaataaaataataaaaaagctaaTCAGTGTACCTAATATTTGAATTGGATGTCTGACTGACTCTACAACTGGTCTATTCCGTTTCATTCAGTAGACCTACTAAATGCCATGCTTTTGTGAATATCAGAGGATGTACATACAAGTACCATTTGAACCATTGAAACTAATGTCAAAATTAATACTATAAAATCAACTGAGACCATCAACTGAGAATTTCTTTAGCATTGAATACAGCCCAACACAATATCATTTCTTCAATCTTTGCTGTGTAATCATCACATAGGACCAAGAGGAAGGTCCCACTctaattttcagatgttaaatcaTGCGTGTTTTTGTGAGATGCTGTTAAAGTGAGTGTGATAAAGCGGCATAAGCAACTCTGAGGTGATGCAGTAGTGCCCTGCACCTAGGAGCGGGAGGGACCTGCCAGGGCCCCAGGCCCGACACAAGCCCAGACACCATCACAGGGAAGGAACACGACGTGCGTGCTTTGAACACCAACGGAGACATTATTTTTACTGAACCTGAGTGTAAGAACCGTGCTTTTGTCAGTGTTCTCCGAAGGGGCTACAAATGAAGTCAGGTCTAATCTCACTAACGCCACAGACACGAGCTAGGGCCTCCAGCCCCCGTGACTTTCCCTTGAGAGTCCGGATGAATCAATGCACGGGCCCAGGTTTGGCGGGATCCAGGACGTCCCCGTTCTTCTGGGAGGCTCGGGTCACCCGACACGTTCCAAAGAAGGAAGTCAGGTTTTGCATTTGCTTTGCAAACGTTTTATTCAAGGCATGCCATTCTCCCAGTTTCCAGAACGCAGCGGCACCGCCGGCCAGGACCCCGCGGCCGAAGCGCGCGTCCCGGGTCCGCCGGTGCACGCGAAGGCCGAGGGTGCCCGGGTCCCCCAGCCGGTCGCCGCGGACTAACCCCGCAGCCGCGGCCGCAGCCGCAGCGCCGGACCTGCGCGCGCCCGAGGGCGGCACTGCCCCACGAACATGCACACGCACGGGAGCGCCGCGCTCCCGCGTCCCCGGCGCTGcgccggcggcgggcgcgggcgggagcCCCGGCGTCGGAGCGGGAGGCGGGAGCACCAGACTGGGCGGGTGCCCGCGAGCGGCGCTCGCGCTTACGCTCCTCGGctcgcgaggccccgcccccgccccgcccacctctTCTCCCGCGCGCGGGCTCCGCGCGCCCCAAGccgcgcgcgtgcgcgcgcgtgCGCAGCCCAGGGCCCTCCGGGGGCGGCCCCGTAGACTCCATCGAAAGCGTCGCAAGGTCCCGGATTAACCCTTTCCTCGTTCGCCCATTTAGAGGCCCGCGAGGTTCCGTGCCTGCGCAAGCCGGCGGCGCGCCTTCCCCCCAGCCCGCACCGCGCATGCACGGGAAGGGGGGGGGTGCCGGTGGGGGTGTTCACGGCCGGCTAGACATTCTGTGCTCGTGCAGGAGGAGGGCTGCTACCATCAGGGACGTGCACGAttccctcccaccccgccccctccccaaactccaaaaaaaaaaaaattccaaaatacacCGCCACCCACcgtgcccccgcgccccgcgtCCAACCCGCCCCCGGCCTGCTTGCAGTGAGCGCGGGGAGCCCACGGCGAGTGTCTGTGGCTGTGCCAGGCTGCAGGTAAGCGCGGGCCGGGGGTGCGGAAGGGGCCCGGGCCGTCCGcgaggcgggcgcgggggcgcgggggcggccggccgccggcgcggcggggcggcccGGAAGAAGCGCGTTCTCGCCGCGCTCTGGGGCACCAGCCAGCTCCAGGAGGTGCGGGCGGGCGGCCGGAGGCGGTGCGGCGCGAGCGCGGCCGGGCGTGGGCCGAGGCCGGGCGGGCGTGGGGACCCGGCGCCCTGGGGGCCGCGCAGGCCGGCGAGcgggctccggcggcggcggcggcggcggccccgcgcGCGCGCTCGCCGAGCCTCGGCGGCGGAGTTCATGGCCGCCCCCGCTCGCACCGCCGCAGTGCACCGcggtggcggtgggggtggggacggcCCCGAGCCCGGCGCCGAGCGCGGCCCGCCGGGCGCCGCCCCTCCGAGCCGCGGGCCCcgccggggagggggccgggaCCCCCGCGCTCGCACTCCCGGCTGCGCCCGCGGAGCTCCGGAGCCGGccgcgcgccgcccccgcccccggccgcgggagggcgggggagggcccGGCGCGAGCCGGCCGGGGAGTGCGCGGGGCGCGAGCTCCGGGCtcgcggggcgcggcgcggggctgCGGAGCCCGGCCGCAcgcccgctcccgctcccgctcccgctcccgctcgccgccgccgccggccctcCCGCTCGGGTTCGGAGCGGCGGGCCCCACTCTGCGCCGGACTCCGATTAGGAAAGAACAAGCGGCCCTTCCTCCTCCGGGCTCCGAGGCTGGGGCTTTTGTTCGGGGAGGGCTGCAGACGGCCCGtccgccccccgcctcccgggCCCGGAGAGATGAGAGCGAGGCCGCAGGGGCTCCCGAGCCCGCCGGGGTCTGGCGCTGGGCCCTCCGCTTCCCGCCCATGCCGGCCGTGCGAGCCTGCCGCCGGGAAGTCGTGCCGCCGCCATTGTCGCGGCCGCTCCGGGGCAGGGGAGGCGGCGGCCGCCGCTTATGTAAGTCTGCCTTGGCGgggccgctgccgctgccgcccgCCCGGTAACGGCGGCGCTCGGGGAGCCGCGGCACCGCGCAGCCCCGCCGCGGACGAGCAGCTGGGGCTCCGCCTCGCCCCCACCGACCCAGGTAACTGGCGGCGGCTGCCTTCCAGTTGAGCTCACCTGAACTTGGTAGGAACTTGGTGACCGCAACACCTCAGCAGAGGGAAACGGTCCTCGGCGATCTTGAGAGCACGGGAGCCAAATAGCaccctgagcccccccccccccccaaagcagAGTGGTACAAAGTCATGGGTACCGCAGGGCCACTCCTCTCCCTAGTCCCGTGCACTTTTATCCCACCACCCTAGGAAGAGTTACAGTGGTGGGGAGTGATCAGGTAGGAAGGTTTTGGTGCCTGCCTCCTGGGATGACTGCAGGTCGAGGCGCACCTGGGGGACCCGCACAGTCCTTGAGGTGGGGCTGCCCCGCTCTCACGCCGTGCAGATGGGAAACACCCTGGTGTGTTTTTCTGTAGAGGGAACTCTTGAGGGTTTTCAGAGCGTTGGTCTGGAAGTTCAGGTCTTGCACCACGATTTTGGTGCAGCTCAGTCTCTTGGTCCTACCACACCAGAGTTTGTGTGGTCCCTGTTCAGTGGAGGAAACATGGTTCTCAGGATATTGGTCTGCAGGATGGAGCCCCTCTGGTAGGAGTTAAAACTCTCCTAAAGGGATGATTCTTTGAGCCTCCTGTGAGGATAGAGGTGAAAACACCTTGACTTCTCAAATAAAACCGTAAAGACTGTGTAGCCTTCTCTGCTACATCACAGAGAAGCAAGGAAAGCAGCAGCTACTGTTCCTTCTCCAGTGTTAACTGTTGGGGATGTACACTTCTATAACTTGATGTTTATTTAAAGATGCACACTCTATGTTTATGTAAGCCTAGAGATAAATGTGGAGGGCTACATCACCAGCAGGACACCGTGGTGGTAAGGGGAGACTTACtggctttttctgtatctatgtcGCTATCAATATTTGTGCACATATGGGCGTGGGCTTCTTTGGTGAGAACTTCCTTAGTGGTTCTCCAATCCATTCCTCCAATCCCAGTGTACTGCCCCTGCATGCCCCGAGTGCCACAGCCTTCATCTGTTCTCATTCATATCTGTTCAGAGCTGGACCTGATGCTGCCAGTCACCCTCCTCTCTGTTCCCAACCTGAAAATGGGTACATGTGCAAGTGGCAGGACAAGaaaggaaagtttattttttttaaattaattcttgaAAACATTCTTGTTTAGAATTTGGGATAGAGGGAGATCCTACCTTATTCTTGTTTGTCCTTTTCTCTTGTAGGACTGGCGTGCCCCTGATCAGAGTTATTCTGATCTGAAGAATTTGGTGTTTAAAGCATTAAGATAATAGCCTGAGTTGTTCATGGTAACTATAACTTTGGATAATAAGTCTTGGAAATACAGTTTGgtgtttccctctctgtctctctctatatatatattcattagcacttctatttttttggggggggaatgctctgttaaataaaaagacgatatttcaaaaaggaaacatacagaacacattattttaaaaagataattctttaaaaaaaaaaaagttaattctttaACATGGTCTTTTGTGCCATGTGTTTCCTGCCAGTTCAGTATTTCTTTTGCTTATAAACTACTCCAGCACTTGTCAAGTATATCCAGTCTTGATGACGCTTTCATCTGGATGGCATCCAGATGGAGTGAAGACCCTTACCACTGTCTTCCCAAATGCCATCTGAAGGTCATATTAAACCTTCATTGAGAAGTGGCCCAAAGCTGGTGAGGGAAAAAGCAGAAGACAACACTAAGTGGAGTATTTTGGCAATGATCTCCCTTTCTGGTTCTGCAACAGTGATTTATCTCTTCTGTCAAGGAAGTATAACACTGAGCACTATTATTTCGCTGAAACTCCTTTTCTCTACGTGGAATTAGAATAGACACGATAGGCATCCTACCTCCTTGCCTTGGCCCTCTTTCCTGAAACCTTGAAGTTATTTGTTATCACCTCCAGTTGTCAGGAAGCATAGGTTTTACAGGTAGTTTGCCTGGATTTGGGTCCCAGCTCTCCAGTAAGTGACTCAAATATCGAGCAGGTTCCTAAACTCATGTAAAAGGCGGGGCTAGCAACACTTATGTTTAAGGCTATTTGATCGGTACATTTGTAAAGACTTGCAAAGCAcgtggaacagtgcctggcacgtatTATGTGCCCAATAAAAGTTGGTGTTACTATTACTAAGCAAATACTTCTTAggtattttgagtatttttaagtatttaagatAAATAGAAGTAACAGTATGGCAGTCCCTTAGCTGGGATTAGTGTGTTATAATCTAGAATCACTTCTAGCGTTGATTTTCAGAAATTGTTAGGTACTAAAAATTGATCAGGAAGTAAAAGTCTGCCTATGTTTTCCtatatggaaaaatattgtttataattatcaaactttgtttttgaaatttttttgtagGAGTTTTTCATCAGTATGTCTGAAACCATTAAATATAATGACGATGATCATAAAACTCTGTTTCTGAAAACGCTAAATGAACAACGCCTGGAAGGAGAATTCTGTGATATTGCTATTGTGGTTGAAGATGTGAAATTCAGAGCACACCGGTGTGTTCTTGCTGCCTGCAGCACCTACTTTAAGAAGCTTTTCAAGAAGCTTGAGGTTGATAGCTCTTCAGtaatagaaatagattttcttCGTTCTGATATATTCGAAGAGGTCCTGAACTACATGTATACAGCAAAGATTTCGGTGAAAAAAGAAGATGTTAACTTAATGATGTCATCAGGGCAGATTCTTGGTATCCGATTTTTGGATAAACTCTGTTCTCAGAAGCGTGACGTATCTAGTCCTGATGAAAATAACGGCCAGTCGAAAAGTAAGTATTGTCTCAAAATAAATCGCCCCATTGGAGATGCTGCTGACGCTCAGGATGACGATGTGGAAGAAATTGGAGACCAGGATGACAGTCCCTCTGATGACACAGTAGAAGGCACCCCCCCAAGTCAGGAGGACGGCAAGTCGCCCACAACGACGCTCAGGGTTCAGGAGGCAATCTTGAAAGAGCTGGGGAGTGAGGAAGTTCGAAAAGTAAATTGCTACGGCCAGGAAGTAGAATCCATGGAGACCCCAGAATCGAAAGATTTGGGGTCCCAGACTCCTCAAGCCTTAACATTTAACGATGGAATGAGTGAAGTGAAGGACGAACAGACACCGGGCTGGACGACGGCTGCCAGTGACATGAAGTTCGAATATTTACTTTATGGCCACCATCGGGAGCAGATTGCCTGCCAGGCGTGCGGGAAGACCTTCTCTGACGAGGGCAGGTTGAGGAAGCACGAGAAACTCCACACGGCCGATAGGCCGTTTGTTTGTGAAATGTGCACAAAAGGTTTTACTACACAGGCCCACCTGAAAGAACACCTAAAAATCCACACGGGGTATAAGCCCTATAGTTGTGAGGTGTGTGGAAAATCCTTCATCCGTGCCCCAGACTTAAAGAAGCACGAGAGAGTTCACAGTAACGAGAGACCATTCGCGTGCCACATGTGTGACAAAGCCTTCAAACACAAGTCCCACCTCAAAGATCATGAACGAAGACACAGAGGGGAAAAGCCTTTTGTCTGTGGCTCTTGCACCAAGGCGTTCGCCAAGGCATCGGATCTGAAAAGGCACGAGAACAATATGCACAGTGAACGGAAGCAGGTTACCCCCAGTGCCATCCAGAGTGAGACAGAACAGTTGCAGGCAGCAGCGATGGCCGCCGAAGCGGAGCAGCAGTTGGAAACAATCGCCTGTAGCTAGAGGTGATGGGACAGGACCATTTTGCCTGAGCCCCGGAGACTGCATTGTTCATAATACATGAACGCCAGTCACTGTACTTTTGTGGAAACTTATGGAGCATTGTACTCACTGGACTTAAGGCAGTGCTTggttaggtatttttaaaaactttgcaaGGAAATAGTGTTCCTTGGTTCTGACCAAACAGTCTCACTGTCCCGTCTGGTGTCTAGTAGTAATGTTGCCAGTaagccctcccccaccctctcttttTTACGATTTTAATTTGAGAACTCCTGTGTCCAGTTCAGAAGTGAGAGACttctattcc contains:
- the ZBTB14 gene encoding zinc finger and BTB domain-containing protein 14; the encoded protein is MEFFISMSETIKYNDDDHKTLFLKTLNEQRLEGEFCDIAIVVEDVKFRAHRCVLAACSTYFKKLFKKLEVDSSSVIEIDFLRSDIFEEVLNYMYTAKISVKKEDVNLMMSSGQILGIRFLDKLCSQKRDVSSPDENNGQSKSKYCLKINRPIGDAADAQDDDVEEIGDQDDSPSDDTVEGTPPSQEDGKSPTTTLRVQEAILKELGSEEVRKVNCYGQEVESMETPESKDLGSQTPQALTFNDGMSEVKDEQTPGWTTAASDMKFEYLLYGHHREQIACQACGKTFSDEGRLRKHEKLHTADRPFVCEMCTKGFTTQAHLKEHLKIHTGYKPYSCEVCGKSFIRAPDLKKHERVHSNERPFACHMCDKAFKHKSHLKDHERRHRGEKPFVCGSCTKAFAKASDLKRHENNMHSERKQVTPSAIQSETEQLQAAAMAAEAEQQLETIACS
- the LOC140595109 gene encoding uncharacterized protein, which translates into the protein MNQCTGPVSRTQRHRRPGPRGRSARPGSAGAREGRGCPGPPAGRRGLTPQPRPQPQRRTCARPRAALPHEHAHARERRAPASPALRRRRARAGAPASEREAGAPDWAGARERRSRLRSSAREAPPPPRPPLLPRAGSARPKPRACARVRSPGPSGGGPVDSIESVARSRINPFLVRPFRGPRGSVPAQAGGAPSPQPAPRMHGKGGGAARAGGAEGARAVREAGAGARGRPAAGAAGRPGRSAFSPRSGAPASSRRCGRAAGGGAARARPGVGRGRAGVGTRRPGGRAGRRAGSGGGGGGGPARALAEPRRRSSWPPPLAPPQCTAVAVGVGTAPSPAPSAARRAPPLRAAGPAGEGAGTPALALPAAPAELRSRPRAAPAPGRGRAGEGPARAGRGVRGARAPGSRGAARGCGARPHARSRSRSRSRSPPPPALPLGFGAAGPTLRRTPIRKEQAALPPPGSEAGAFVRGGLQTARPPPASRARRDESEAAGAPEPAGVWRWALRFPPMPAVRACRREVVPPPLSRPLRGRGGGGRRLCKSALAGPLPLPPAR